A region from the Dysidea avara chromosome 15, odDysAvar1.4, whole genome shotgun sequence genome encodes:
- the LOC136245999 gene encoding uncharacterized protein isoform X2: MDYHCYVKYLCCCIMCNRLHTQTGVGDFKVDKLLPAPKGFVHWLHNTHPRLMKKLNLKQSSSDGDVTMVMLYNTTENIIEELLDSLQVIGDHDVVDTTDTTDDPVIVPSSTDSADQEIQSTTPSSPQQEVFSEDEPVECEEEDKNPSSSLSKEATSDQTDGVTSVKKRHKKVKTTKQKRLSQTSSRKTSSKLSSGGQVFFVDTTPSSGGCTPPILPSSNRRRSLRKTPNRITYYQ; the protein is encoded by the exons ATGGATTATCATTGTTATGTCAA GTACTTGTGTTGTTGCATTATGTGTAACAGACTTCACACACAAACTGGAGTTGGTGACTTTAAG GTTGATAAACTATTACCTGCTCCTAAAGGATTTGTACACtggctacacaacacacacccgAG GTTGATGAAGAAATTAAACTTAAAGCAGTCATCTTCAGATGGtgatgttaccatggtgatgttATATAACACTACAGAGAACATTATTGAGGAACTATTGGAT TCACTACAAGTTATTGGTGATCATGATGTAGTGGACACAACAGACACAACTGATGATCCTGTGATTGTTCCATCATCCACTGATAGTGCTGATCAG GAGATACAGTCCACTACACCATCCTCCCCACAACAAGAAGTGTTTAGTGAGGATGAACCAGTG GAATGTGAAGAGGAAGATAAGAATCCTTCAAGTAGCCTCTCTAAAGAAGCCACTTCAGATCAAACTGATGGAGTAACAAGTGTAAAGAAGAGACACAAGAAAGTGAAGACAACAAAACAAAAGAGACTCAGTCAGACCAGTAGCAGGAAGACAAGTAGTAAATTGTCTAGTGGTGGTCAAGTGTTCTTTGTGGACACCACTCCCAGTAGTGGAGGATGTACTCCTCCTATTCTACCATCCTCTAACAGGAGAAGATCACTAAGGAAAACACCTAACA GAATCACATATTACCAGTAA
- the LOC136245999 gene encoding uncharacterized protein isoform X1, protein MDYHCYVKYLCCCIMCNRLHTQTGVGDFKVDKLLPAPKGFVHWLHNTHPRLMKKLNLKQSSSDGDVTMVMLYNTTENIIEELLDIYCYTTKEAPQQRKSYLFVWQLSLQVIGDHDVVDTTDTTDDPVIVPSSTDSADQEIQSTTPSSPQQEVFSEDEPVECEEEDKNPSSSLSKEATSDQTDGVTSVKKRHKKVKTTKQKRLSQTSSRKTSSKLSSGGQVFFVDTTPSSGGCTPPILPSSNRRRSLRKTPNRITYYQ, encoded by the exons ATGGATTATCATTGTTATGTCAA GTACTTGTGTTGTTGCATTATGTGTAACAGACTTCACACACAAACTGGAGTTGGTGACTTTAAG GTTGATAAACTATTACCTGCTCCTAAAGGATTTGTACACtggctacacaacacacacccgAG GTTGATGAAGAAATTAAACTTAAAGCAGTCATCTTCAGATGGtgatgttaccatggtgatgttATATAACACTACAGAGAACATTATTGAGGAACTATTGGAT ATTTATTGTTACACAACAAAGGAAGCTCCACAACAACGAAAGAGTTATCTATTTGTGTGGCAGTTG TCACTACAAGTTATTGGTGATCATGATGTAGTGGACACAACAGACACAACTGATGATCCTGTGATTGTTCCATCATCCACTGATAGTGCTGATCAG GAGATACAGTCCACTACACCATCCTCCCCACAACAAGAAGTGTTTAGTGAGGATGAACCAGTG GAATGTGAAGAGGAAGATAAGAATCCTTCAAGTAGCCTCTCTAAAGAAGCCACTTCAGATCAAACTGATGGAGTAACAAGTGTAAAGAAGAGACACAAGAAAGTGAAGACAACAAAACAAAAGAGACTCAGTCAGACCAGTAGCAGGAAGACAAGTAGTAAATTGTCTAGTGGTGGTCAAGTGTTCTTTGTGGACACCACTCCCAGTAGTGGAGGATGTACTCCTCCTATTCTACCATCCTCTAACAGGAGAAGATCACTAAGGAAAACACCTAACA GAATCACATATTACCAGTAA